Proteins found in one Longimicrobium sp. genomic segment:
- a CDS encoding BON domain-containing protein, translating to MAQNDKKRQDRQYEVELEAAPNDKKRQDRKYEVETEAAPRARKPQNRQYVVDLEEPSNAGRNLLYALGALGGLALAAFLTGRTAGRPAPRRTGSEEGVEGTTSYPARLRRDQADQDSLAVLEDTVLDAFLDDDVLSARGIDVGAVSHGIVELSGSVWTRDEARHAVAVAQAVPGVGTVINRMEIEDERERLHPRADYGDDFDEDDEMSTEWTGNRSGMGSRRQGRETDPARSDDSHSHREFAIEKADRDQMDDEGYGGWPRVSERPEVQEANRTNFSEDELDNQSPFGQHAVPVVEQPQAMNSQARVGEGMKPGTELRLEQSDVPLKPHQRQPGDEDRGV from the coding sequence ATGGCCCAGAACGACAAGAAGCGCCAGGACCGCCAGTACGAGGTCGAACTGGAAGCGGCCCCGAACGACAAAAAGCGTCAGGACCGCAAGTACGAGGTCGAGACGGAAGCGGCCCCGCGCGCCAGAAAGCCCCAGAACCGCCAGTACGTGGTCGACCTGGAAGAGCCCAGCAACGCCGGGCGCAACCTGCTCTATGCGCTGGGCGCACTGGGCGGGCTCGCCCTGGCGGCATTCCTCACCGGGCGCACGGCCGGACGGCCGGCGCCGCGCCGCACGGGGAGTGAGGAAGGCGTGGAGGGAACGACGTCGTACCCGGCCCGGCTGCGCCGCGACCAGGCCGACCAGGACTCGCTGGCCGTGCTGGAAGACACGGTGCTGGATGCCTTCCTGGACGACGACGTGCTGTCGGCGCGGGGGATCGACGTGGGCGCGGTGAGCCATGGCATCGTGGAGCTTTCGGGCTCGGTGTGGACGCGCGACGAGGCGCGCCACGCGGTGGCCGTGGCCCAGGCCGTGCCCGGGGTGGGCACGGTGATCAACCGGATGGAGATCGAGGACGAGCGCGAGCGCCTGCATCCGCGGGCGGACTACGGGGATGACTTCGACGAGGATGACGAGATGAGCACAGAGTGGACCGGGAACCGCTCGGGGATGGGCAGCCGCCGCCAGGGGCGCGAAACGGACCCCGCCCGCAGCGACGATTCGCACTCGCACCGCGAGTTCGCGATCGAAAAGGCCGACCGCGACCAGATGGACGACGAGGGGTACGGCGGGTGGCCGCGCGTGAGTGAGCGTCCCGAGGTGCAGGAAGCCAACCGCACCAACTTCTCCGAAGACGAGCTCGACAACCAGAGCCCGTTCGGCCAGCACGCGGTGCCGGTGGTGGAGCAGCCGCAGGCGATGAACAGCCAGGCGCGCGTGGGCGAGGGGATGAAGCCCGGCACCGAGCTTCGCCTGGAGCAGTCCGACGTGCCCCTGAAGCCGCACCAGCGCCAGCCCGGCGACGAGGACCGCGGCGTCTGA